The genomic stretch GCGGCCTTGCGGCCTCTACTCACGCGCCGTCCCCATACACCTTGACGGCGTTGACACAGTTCTTGGCCCAGCCCCGGCTCTGCAGGAAGGGACAGTCGTCCTGAAACTCCAGGCACTGGCCGGTGAAGTTGCACCCCTCGAAGATCTCCATGCGGAAATTCTCCCCATGCTGCGGGCCCGCGGGAgcggaggaaggaaagaaggcaaacGGCGCTGAgtcccattccccccccccccaacacagaaCCCACTTGGCCAGAAACTCAGAATCGCCCCGGGGCTCGGCGCACCtgatgctgggggagggggccggtgAGTGCCTGCCACCCCAACCTAAGTGGCCCACCCAGCACTCTGCTTGTTCCAGGACATGAGATCTGGTTGGATGAGAGGGGTCGGTCACTTTAAAAGGCTTCAGGGCCCCTGAACCAGTCCaatctcctctctcctccactaAAGAATCCAAGGGTTGGAGCGGCCCAGACCGCCGGGGGACACAGTGGCCGCGCTCTGACCAGGGCCTGGGCCGCTGGGTTCCCTTCTGGTGCCTGCACTGGGGGACGTAGGCCGCAGCCACACCAACGCATTCCTCTGCCCTTCATCCCCACCCCGGGGCCTCAGGCCACGGGCAAGCCTCTCAAGGATAATATTTTACAAACTGTAACAGAACCTTTTATTAAAACACGAAGccaaaaatctaaaacaaataaCAGAGATCTCATTTGCTGGAATCCCAGCTGGCTTACTGGGATGACGCTATATAGCGCCCTATAAGATTCCTTGCATTTCCGAAAGACAGAGGAGGGCCATTTCCCAGCAGGCTCCGGGATAGTTTACATAAAAACAGCATTATGCAAGggcctgtgggtggctcagtcggttaaggttaaGGGCCTGACACtgagtttcagctcaggtcatgatctcacggttttgtgggttcaagccccacatcgggctctgcgttggcagtgtggagactgcttgggattctctctcgttccggctctctctgcccctcccctgctcacgctctctctctaaataaaaaagcttaaattttttttctttttaaacagcaGTATGCAAGATCCAGGGCCGACCACATTAACTCCTTTTTCCAAATGTCTCTGGCCTAGTGGAAATACTAAGGGAGCATACTTCCAATCTGAGATGCCAAAGCCCCGGACTCGtgtggaagagagaggggggcccCCATACAGGAGGCCCCTTCCCTGGGGTTCCTAAGATGTTCACTTAGGACCACCTGGCCCCCACATCCAGGGACACACGGCTGAGACTCTGAGGACCCTCTGATTCAGGAATCTGCCATTTCCCACCTGACCATGTGGACCTCAGAGCCGGTCAGCTAGCGCTTGTAACTTCTGTGAATCCTACGTCCTCGGATCCcccttcgggggggggggggggcagacatgAACGATCACTGTGGGTAGTGACGTCCCTCCTATGCTCTCCCTACACACACTGGGCCACGCTGTGAGATGACAGCCACTCGTGTGGCTCCCAGAGACCCACCCCCAAATTCCCCGAGGACCAGCTGGTGACTTAGTCACCTCCTTCGGTCATTCCACAGCCAGAGCATCAAAGCCGCCTGAAAAGCGCCACAAAATGACCCACAGGAGCGGACACACCAGGCCCGAATCAGCCTTGCTTAGGTTACATTCTCCCCCGTCCAGTTGCAAATCGAAACTTCTAATATTTCCAACAGCATTCTAAGTGGAAAGTTCAGCAAGATTTTGGGATCAGAAATGGAAGGTGGCTCCCTGATACGTGCCTGTAACTGTCAGGCATAAAAACTccaggggcaggggcacctggggggctcagccggtgaagcgaccgaccgactcttgatttgggctcaggtcatgacctcacgcttggtgagatcgagccctgcatcgggctctgtgctgggcctggggtctgcttgggatcctttctccctctccctctgcccctcccccactctctcaaaaacacaaaCAGGACTTCCAGAAGCTGGCTCTGGCTCTCCTGTTCATTCCCATGCCAGCCCACACACGGGttgcggggggttggggggggggagatggcgGGTCTTTGTGGGGGGGGGCAtctctgcattttaaaacatcCCACAGCCTCATCAGATCTTACAGCTGGGAAGACCATGCAGCACGGACCCTCGGTCACTCTGGCGGGAGGCCCCCAGCCAGAGGCCCACTCACCATCCCCACGGGCCGGCAGGACCCCATGTGGTCGTTGTGGCCGTTCCAGCAGAGGAAGTCAGGGTAGCTGCCGTGCTCCAGGATGAACTGTTGGCCCCGGAAGTCGGGGTGATCGTAGCAGACCCAGGCTCCGCTCTCCACGCGGATGGAGTTCACCCGGTTCATAAAGCCTCGGTCCTGGAAGTTGTCACAGTCCCCATAGACCTCGAGTTTCCGTCCCGTGAAGTGCTTGCCTTCATAGAAGGTGATCTAGAAAGGCCAGGTTAGAGGGCTCAGGGTCAGGGGCTTTCTCCTTTCAGTCTTGGGAGCAGACAGCTGGGGTCCAACACCCTCGATTGAACCCTGATTCCCAGGCCAGCTGCGTACAGCAGGGGCTCAACACTGTTAGCTGGGTGAAGGAATGAATGTAAGGTGGGTTGAGGTCCGGGGCCTGGCCCTCCCTACTCTAGGAGCTCACGGTTGAGCAAccaaatttcagaaaatatctgGGGACAGGGATTCCCCCTTTGTCCCTGGCCCATTTGAAAACAGGCTCCTTTCAAACTcgcaatgcattaaaaaaaattt from Prionailurus viverrinus isolate Anna chromosome A2, UM_Priviv_1.0, whole genome shotgun sequence encodes the following:
- the CRYGN gene encoding gamma-crystallin N; protein product: MAQCSGKITFYEGKHFTGRKLEVYGDCDNFQDRGFMNRVNSIRVESGAWVCYDHPDFRGQQFILEHGSYPDFLCWNGHNDHMGSCRPVGMHGENFRMEIFEGCNFTGQCLEFQDDCPFLQSRGWAKNCVNAVKVYGDGAWVLYEEPNYHGRMYLVERGDFRNYSDWEAHSSRVQSVRRVVNFF